A region from the Salidesulfovibrio onnuriiensis genome encodes:
- a CDS encoding F0F1 ATP synthase subunit gamma encodes MASLRDVQNQIVGVKKTKQITKAMNMVASAKLRGAQERIERFRPYAQKFYDMLGDLAAGADESVHPLLEVREEIRSVGILVATSDRGLCGAFNGNIINKALKLAAAKAAEGKSVKVYCLGKKGNDAFRKQEYDIKREERDAMSSFDFTLAASVGDEMIRDYIAGELDEVHLVFGEFVSMAKQPAVSQQILPMANTEGEGEGGGESGDYIYEPSVEGLLAELLPRFIKVQVYRGLLDTSCSEHAARMAAMDNATKACDEMTESLTLLFNKTRQAAITADLMDIVGGAEALKG; translated from the coding sequence ATGGCTTCGTTAAGGGACGTCCAAAACCAGATCGTTGGCGTCAAAAAGACCAAGCAGATCACCAAGGCCATGAACATGGTGGCCTCGGCGAAGCTGCGCGGCGCCCAGGAGCGCATCGAGCGCTTCCGGCCCTACGCGCAGAAGTTCTACGACATGCTTGGTGATTTGGCTGCCGGCGCTGATGAATCGGTTCATCCGCTGCTGGAAGTCCGCGAGGAAATCAGGAGTGTCGGCATCCTTGTCGCCACCTCCGACCGCGGTCTCTGCGGCGCATTCAACGGCAACATCATCAACAAGGCCCTCAAGCTCGCAGCCGCCAAGGCCGCCGAAGGCAAGTCCGTCAAGGTCTACTGCCTGGGCAAGAAGGGCAACGACGCATTCCGCAAGCAGGAATACGACATAAAACGCGAAGAGCGCGATGCAATGAGCTCCTTCGATTTCACCCTGGCAGCCAGCGTGGGCGACGAAATGATCCGCGACTACATTGCCGGTGAGCTCGACGAAGTGCATCTCGTTTTCGGTGAGTTTGTCAGCATGGCCAAACAGCCTGCGGTCAGCCAGCAGATTCTGCCCATGGCCAATACCGAGGGTGAAGGTGAAGGCGGCGGCGAGTCCGGCGACTACATCTACGAACCTTCCGTGGAAGGTCTTCTGGCTGAGCTGCTGCCTCGTTTCATCAAGGTCCAGGTCTATCGCGGCCTGCTCGACACTTCGTGTTCCGAACACGCCGCCCGCATGGCGGCCATGGACAACGCCACCAAGGCGTGTGACGAAATGACCGAGTCTCTGACCTTGCTGTTCAACAAAACCAGGCAGGCCGCAATTACTGCGGATCTTATGGACATCGTCGGCGGCGCGGAAGCGCTGAAAGGATAA
- the atpD gene encoding F0F1 ATP synthase subunit beta yields the protein MANVGKIVQVIGAVVDVEFGEGNLPNILTALQINNPNNQDAPDLIVEVAQHLGNNVVRTIAMDATEGLVRGMDVIDTGSPICVPVGAGSLGRIMNVVGRPVDELGEVKSDKSLPIHRSAPEFTEQNTNVELLETGIKVVDLLIPFPKGGKMGLFGGAGVGKTVILMEMINNIAKQHGGISVFAGVGERTREGNDLYHEMKEAGVLEKAALIYGQMNEPPGARARVALTALTCAEYFRDEEGQDVLLFVDNIFRFTQAGSEVSALLGRMPSAVGYQPTLGTDLGGLQERITSTNKGSITSVQAVYVPADDLTDPAPATTFSHLDGTLVLSRQIAELGIYPAVDPLDSTSRILDPNVLGEEHYFTAREVQQVLQKYKDLQDIIAILGMDELSDDDKLTVARARRIQRFLSQPFHVAEVFTGVPGAYVKLEDTIRAFRDILDGKYDDLPEQAFYMCGGIEEAIEKAKQ from the coding sequence ATGGCTAACGTAGGAAAAATCGTCCAGGTTATCGGCGCCGTTGTTGACGTCGAATTTGGCGAAGGAAACCTGCCGAACATTCTGACGGCACTGCAGATCAACAACCCGAACAACCAAGACGCTCCCGACCTGATCGTCGAAGTTGCTCAGCACCTGGGCAACAACGTTGTCCGCACCATCGCCATGGACGCTACCGAAGGTCTGGTCCGCGGCATGGATGTGATCGACACCGGCTCTCCCATCTGCGTTCCGGTCGGTGCAGGCTCCCTGGGCCGCATCATGAACGTCGTGGGTCGTCCCGTGGACGAACTGGGTGAAGTCAAGTCCGACAAATCCCTGCCCATTCACCGCTCGGCACCCGAGTTCACCGAACAGAACACCAACGTGGAACTGCTCGAAACCGGCATCAAGGTCGTCGACCTGCTTATCCCGTTCCCCAAGGGCGGCAAGATGGGCCTCTTCGGCGGCGCAGGCGTCGGCAAGACCGTTATCCTCATGGAAATGATCAACAACATCGCAAAGCAGCACGGCGGTATCTCCGTGTTCGCGGGTGTTGGTGAGCGTACCCGTGAAGGGAACGACCTTTACCACGAAATGAAAGAGGCCGGCGTTCTGGAGAAAGCCGCGCTTATCTACGGCCAGATGAACGAACCTCCGGGAGCCCGTGCTCGCGTCGCTCTGACCGCTCTGACCTGTGCGGAATACTTCCGTGACGAAGAAGGCCAGGACGTGCTGCTCTTCGTCGACAACATCTTCCGCTTCACTCAGGCAGGTTCCGAGGTGTCCGCACTGCTCGGCCGCATGCCTTCCGCGGTGGGTTACCAGCCCACTCTGGGCACCGACCTCGGTGGCCTTCAGGAACGCATCACCTCCACCAACAAGGGTTCCATCACCTCGGTCCAGGCGGTTTACGTCCCTGCGGACGACTTGACCGACCCCGCACCGGCAACCACCTTCTCGCACCTTGACGGCACCCTGGTTCTGTCCCGTCAGATCGCCGAGCTGGGCATCTACCCCGCGGTGGATCCGCTGGACTCCACCTCCCGCATCCTGGACCCCAACGTCCTGGGTGAGGAACACTACTTCACGGCCCGCGAAGTGCAGCAGGTCCTGCAGAAGTACAAGGACCTTCAGGACATCATCGCGATTCTGGGTATGGACGAACTGTCCGACGACGACAAGCTCACCGTTGCCCGCGCCCGTCGCATTCAGCGCTTCCTGTCCCAGCCGTTCCACGTCGCGGAAGTCTTCACCGGCGTTCCCGGCGCGTACGTCAAGCTGGAAGACACCATCAGGGCGTTCCGTGATATCCTCGACGGCAAGTACGACGACCTGCCGGAACAGGCCTTCTACATGTGCGGTGGCATCGAAGAAGCCATCGAAAAGGCCAAGCAGTAG
- a CDS encoding F0F1 ATP synthase subunit epsilon, whose translation MANTVKLEIVTPDRKVLSEDVEYVGAPGALGEFGILPNHVPFLSALGIGNLYYKLGGKTYYVFVAGGFAEVSNNKCTILAEVAEMAHEIDVDRAKKAVDRAEERARQTKEKLDFARNQAALRRAMSRMSCQRSGKDAGTC comes from the coding sequence ATGGCTAATACCGTGAAGCTTGAGATTGTCACTCCTGACCGGAAAGTGCTCTCCGAAGACGTCGAATATGTCGGCGCTCCCGGTGCGCTGGGCGAATTCGGTATCCTGCCGAACCACGTGCCCTTCCTTTCCGCACTCGGCATCGGCAATCTGTACTACAAGCTGGGCGGCAAGACCTATTACGTCTTCGTTGCAGGCGGCTTCGCCGAAGTGAGCAACAACAAATGCACCATCCTCGCGGAAGTTGCAGAAATGGCTCACGAAATCGATGTCGACCGCGCCAAGAAGGCCGTTGATAGGGCTGAAGAACGCGCCCGGCAGACCAAGGAAAAGCTCGACTTTGCACGCAACCAGGCAGCACTGCGCCGCGCCATGTCGCGGATGAGCTGCCAGCGTAGCGGCAAGGATGCAGGCACCTGCTAA
- the glmU gene encoding bifunctional UDP-N-acetylglucosamine diphosphorylase/glucosamine-1-phosphate N-acetyltransferase GlmU gives MTNTISALILAAGKGTRMYSSRPKVLQTLLGEPMLLYVYKALEPVFGERIHTVVGFGADQVEAAFPQRRDNFVVQAEQLGTGHALQVAWDKVAGSGAEYCMVINGDTPLVTTEAVEKLISRAGRADLAFMSINPPDPAAFGRVVRDKDSLVKAIVEAKDYDLSVHGPVTGEVNAGIYLLRLDAVGPLLDGLRAENKSGEYYITDLVGLAVERGLKVEGVSCGADVNLMGINSPRELISAEQTLRRRIVDDFIDRGVMIHNPDTVIIGPDVSIEPGAEIFGHVEIYGRSEVKAGALLGSYTYIIDSTFAPGCEVRQFCHVEGAEVGPDCQVGPYARLRPGAVLRERSRVGNFVEMKKSELGAGSKASHLTYLGDAEVGPGANVGAGTITCNYDGKNKFRTIIGEGAFIGSNTALVAPVTVGRDALVAAGSTITKDIPDEWTAIARGKQTNLNRKMKKS, from the coding sequence ATGACCAACACCATATCTGCACTCATTCTCGCGGCCGGAAAAGGCACGCGCATGTATTCCAGCCGGCCCAAGGTCCTGCAGACCCTGCTGGGCGAGCCCATGCTCCTGTATGTCTACAAGGCGCTGGAGCCTGTGTTCGGCGAACGCATTCACACCGTGGTTGGCTTCGGGGCCGACCAGGTGGAAGCCGCGTTCCCGCAGCGCAGGGATAATTTCGTGGTCCAGGCCGAGCAGCTCGGTACGGGCCATGCCCTGCAGGTGGCCTGGGACAAGGTTGCCGGGAGCGGGGCCGAATACTGCATGGTCATCAACGGCGATACCCCCCTGGTCACCACCGAGGCCGTGGAAAAGCTGATTTCCCGGGCCGGCAGGGCCGATCTGGCCTTCATGTCCATCAATCCGCCGGACCCGGCCGCCTTCGGCCGCGTGGTGCGCGACAAGGACAGTCTGGTCAAGGCCATTGTGGAGGCCAAGGATTATGATCTTTCCGTGCACGGGCCCGTCACCGGCGAGGTCAACGCCGGGATCTACCTGCTCAGGCTTGACGCCGTTGGCCCGTTGCTGGACGGCCTGCGCGCCGAAAACAAGTCCGGCGAATACTACATCACCGACCTGGTGGGCCTGGCCGTGGAGCGGGGGCTCAAGGTCGAGGGCGTTTCCTGCGGCGCGGACGTGAATCTCATGGGCATCAACAGCCCTAGGGAACTCATCTCTGCGGAGCAGACCCTGCGCCGCCGCATCGTGGACGATTTCATCGACCGGGGCGTCATGATCCACAATCCGGACACCGTCATCATCGGGCCCGATGTTTCCATCGAGCCGGGGGCGGAGATCTTCGGACACGTGGAAATCTACGGCCGGTCCGAAGTGAAGGCCGGAGCCCTGTTGGGATCCTACACCTATATCATCGATTCGACCTTTGCCCCTGGCTGCGAGGTCCGGCAGTTTTGCCATGTCGAAGGGGCCGAGGTTGGTCCCGACTGCCAGGTGGGCCCCTACGCCCGCCTGCGTCCCGGCGCGGTGCTCAGGGAGCGCTCCCGCGTGGGTAATTTCGTGGAAATGAAGAAATCCGAGCTGGGGGCGGGCTCCAAGGCCAGCCACCTGACCTACCTGGGCGACGCCGAGGTGGGGCCGGGGGCCAATGTCGGGGCGGGCACCATCACCTGCAATTACGACGGCAAGAACAAGTTCAGAACCATCATCGGCGAGGGCGCATTCATCGGCAGCAATACCGCCCTGGTGGCTCCGGTGACCGTGGGCAGGGACGCCCTAGTTGCCGCTGGGTCCACTATTACCAAAGACATTCCGGACGAATGGACGGCCATTGCGCGCGGCAAGCAGACCAATCTGAACCGCAAGATGAAGAAGTCTTGA
- a CDS encoding cell division protein ZapA, which yields MPRYTLSLMGLEISFKTDATADRVEAARQLLEERYTDLNENAGDLSKERLLTFLALSLADDYLVNQYKLSALEEKIGKILEKAP from the coding sequence ATGCCGCGGTACACCCTGTCCCTGATGGGCCTTGAAATATCGTTCAAGACAGACGCCACTGCCGACCGTGTGGAGGCAGCCAGGCAGCTTCTGGAAGAGCGGTATACGGATTTGAACGAGAACGCGGGCGACCTTAGCAAAGAACGGTTGCTCACGTTTCTGGCCCTGAGCCTGGCTGATGATTATTTGGTGAATCAGTACAAGCTCAGCGCTTTGGAGGAGAAGATCGGAAAGATCTTGGAAAAAGCCCCGTAG